From a single Brettanomyces bruxellensis chromosome 7, complete sequence genomic region:
- a CDS encoding uncharacterized protein (BUSCO:EOG09264V51), with amino-acid sequence MDEYDWRSIDVDQYDPEKQFVPDDLGLPKYTLEDIQPSIQLMRQCTASGDTIQGIKAAVQSPPYGAANEVKSAYLQAALDVLSTSKQSTASSVISKLSQDEQDVLVKLVFALMDTKAGQKVGGSLLGWLNKVVEASGEGSLVRYLSDPYKL; translated from the coding sequence ATGGATGAATACGACTGGAGGTCAATTGATGTGGATCAGTATGATCCGGAAAAGCAGTTTGTTCCAGATGATCTCGGACTACCAAAATACACATTAGAGGATATACAACCATCAATTCAACTAATGAGGCAATGCACCGCATCAGGAGACACAATACAAGGAATAAAGGCAGCAGTTCAAAGCCCACCGTATGGAGCGGCTAATGAGGTGAAATCGGCATATCTTCAGGCAGCATTAGATGTTTTAAGTACGTCAAAACAATCAACTGCAAGTAGTGTTATTTCAAAGTTGTCTCAGGATGAACAAGATGTATTGGTGAAGCTTGTTTTTGCCCTCATGGATACAAAAGCAGGACAAAAGGTGGGTGGCTCGCTTTTAGGCTGGCTAAACAAGGTTGTGGAAGCTTCTGGAGAGGGAAGTTTGGTGAGATATTTATCTGACCCATATAAACTATAA
- a CDS encoding uncharacterized protein (BUSCO:EOG092658NW), which yields MSSLGDYLAKYSIGKENKKSKKRKHRGEYELANHEVDSASLYEDEDAKIVVEKKRKAKSGWRVVRTEETVEVEPKILEDGTFAGLQTREEAEKSRKLKDEKLRREQKELENAHKTAPNETVYRDLTGRKLNADSEELKAPISAEERAKKDKIEKRKELEKINRSETEVVRKLEELAKLDKVEHEGLNVYENDEKVNEVEKRETKRDDPALMFDKKLRRDFSKGGSRKYVSITGRKLYKNGFPANRFNIRPGWRWDGVDRSNGFEKRWFEKQAEIKDGKQMKYAQE from the coding sequence ATGTCTTCATTGGGAGACTATCTAGCTAAATACAGCATTGggaaagagaataaaaagagTAAAAAGCGGAAACATAGGGGTGAATATGAGTTAGCAAATCATGAAGTGGACAGCGCAAGTTTGTACGAAGATGAAGACGCAAaaattgttgttgaaaagaaaaggaaggcGAAATCAGGATGGAGAGTTGTTAGAACTGAGGAGACGGTTGAAGTTGAACCAAAGATTTTAGAGGATGGCACATTTGCCGGTTTGCAAACACGTGAGGAAGCAGAGAAGAGCcgaaaattgaaagatgaaaagctGCGAAGAGAGCAAAAAGAGTTGGAAAACGCTCATAAAACGGCTCCAAATGAAACTGTGTACAGAGACCTTACGGGCAGAAAGCTGAATGCCGATTCCGAAGAATTGAAAGCGCCTATAAGTGCTGAAGAACGAGCAAAGAAGGATAAAATAGAGAAACGAAAAGAGCTGGAAAAGATTAACAGAAGTGAGACTGAAGTGGTAAGAAAGCTTGAAGAATTGGCAAAACTCGATAAAGTGGAGCATGAGGGTCTAAATGTGTATGAGAATGATGAGAAAGTGAATGAAGtggaaaagagagagacAAAAAGAGATGATCCAGCTTTGATGTTTGATAAGAAGCTCCGTAGAGATTTTAGCAAAGGTGGAAGCAGGAAATATGTTAGTATTACAGGGAGAAAATTGTACAAAAATGGATTTCCGGCCAACCGTTTCAACATCCGTCCGGGATGGAGGTGGGATGGAGTAGATAGAAGTAACGGATTTGAAAAACGGTGGTTTGAAAAACAAGCCGAAATAAAAGATGGTAAACAGATGAAATACGCGCAGGAATGA
- a CDS encoding uncharacterized protein (BUSCO:EOG09262V8E): MSEKDVKSAEARIGSIKLTEAITPQNNPWKTAESLRKDDDAFKKNISTLKSKPDSIKNKDGSSDKPKPQTKQRKHDKLIFGMCVVDFHHVRGPEIEYWLDDTTTEDNEQTKRAKFTKIWPQLPFQALPDGAHLFDETFTNFTLTYDESNGTCPNLPIEGDSKAEETATSGLTTLFGCACIRQLDMDELKKQGKRLRQKQGEKEFKRSVIQKSVVLITKYPITIQLKEKLGIITKSYFEQLDFADKSIIKALYDNASLLYNRHGFEIQDDELYDEAEMSSRTSRDGDTKIIRESDFYSGFNLKDLVTLLTRKLLVIYKSLLLEKRILVFCKDLNVLSNVQYSLLSLIPNLVLNLSDSGTPTLDNLSKNLKTPTSLKSSDRGSMLRFVGMPLQLFSKGGFFQPYLTLQQLDYLSNPSTVSFLVGSSNEIILQHKKDWFDVILYIKTPTSDSTTGTETTVEMNSKNVASTAANATNFFFKEPTVKLEILSKSLKEAVTLTWQDKRFIDYVVSEVTSDNKRMLERLGREGKDSKAKMESEPSTISGEKDVSSSRSKTLNNNLSLDSENYNGGDDFIRYQFEDYLIGMLSTIKYDNFLEANRNKQETLKQLNLNQFEDELSHFNVKFIAEYKKTVNYSLFARYTEDELFNFFDPVHVGTELYKHQETEGAGKLLKSIFEKWGGGVEEKKKVSQSPKMDESGSQDKQTTEEKSETPFSANVNGFWKRVQHQIKGSEKKTDGNEQEK, encoded by the coding sequence ATGAGTGAAAAAGATGTTAAATCAGCAGAAGCAAGAATAGGGTCAATAAAATTAACAGAGGCAATTACACCACAGAATAATCCATGGAAGACTGCAGAGAGTTTGAgaaaggatgatgatgcattcaagaagaatatttctACATTGAAAAGCAAACCTGATAGCATTAAAAACAAAGATGGTTCATCAGACAAGCCTAAACCACAAACCAAACAGAGAAAGCATGATAAACTGATATTTGGAATGTGTGTGGTGGATTTTCATCACGTGAGAGGACCGGAAATTGAATACTGGCTAGACGATACCACTACTGAGGACAATGAACAGACTAAACGGGCGAAATTTACCAAAATATGGCCTCAGCTTCCATTTCAAGCTCTTCCTGATGGTGCCCACTTATTCGACGAAACTTTCACAAATTTTACCTTAACATATGATGAAAGCAACGGGACATGCCCAAACTTGCCAATTGAAGGAGATTCGAAAGCTGAAGAAACTGCAACCAGTGGTCTAACAACACTATTTGGATGTGCCTGCATTCGGCAACTGGATATGGACgaattgaagaagcagGGCAAGCGTCTAAGACAAAAACAAGGTGAAAAAGAGTTTAAAAGATCCGTTATTCAAAAATCCGTGGTTCTGATCACCAAATACCCGATAACAATTCAGCTCAAGGAGAAATTGGGAATCATAACGAAAAGTTACTTCGAACAGCTCGATTTCGCCGATAAGAGTATCATTAAGGCATTATACGACAATGCATCTCTTTTGTACAACCGGCACGGCTTTGAAATTCAGGATGATGAGCTTTATGATGAAGCAGAGATGTCATCAAGAACATCACGTGACGGTGATACGAAGATTATTCGAGAGAGTGACTTTTACAGTGGATTCAACTTGAAAGATCTCGTGACACTTTTGACGCGGAAGCTTTTAGTGATTTACAAGAGTCTACTTTTGGAGAAGAGGATCCTTGTTTTTTGCAAAGACCTCAATGTTCTTTCAAATGTTCAATACTCACTTTTATCATTAATACCAAATCTAGTGCTCAATCTTTCTGATTCCGGAACCCCGACTCTAGATAACCTTTCTAAGAATCTAAAGACACCCACATCGTTGAAATCTAGCGATAGAGGATCGATGTTGCGGTTTGTGGGAATGCCACTTCAGCTTTTTTCCAAAGGTGGCTTTTTCCAGCCTTACTTAACACTCCAACAGCTTGATTATTTGAGCAACCCGAGTACCGTGTCGTTTTTAGTGGGATCATCCAACGAGATAATTCTACAGCATAAGAAAGATTGGTTTGATGTGATATTGTACATCAAAACACCAACAAGCGATTCAACTACAGGAACGGAGACAACAGTAGAAATGAATTCGAAGAATGTAGCAAGCACTGCAGCTAATGCtacaaacttcttcttcaaagagcCAACAGTGAAGCTTGAAATTTTGTCTAAGAGTCTGAAAGAAGCAGTGACATTAACGTGGCAAGATAAGCGATTTATCGACTATGTTGTGAGTGAAGTGACTAGCGACAACAAGAGGATGCTTGAGAGATTGGGAAGGGAAGGAAAGGACAGTAAAGCAAAGATGGAAAGTGAACCCAGTACCATTTCTGGGGAAAAGGATGTGTCAAGCAGCAGATCGAAGACTCTCAACAATAATTTATCCCTAGATTCGGAAAATTATAATGGTGGAGATGATTTTATAAGGTACCAGTTTGAGGATTACTTGATAGGAATGCTATCTACGATCAAGTATGATAACTTTCTTGAGGCTAACAGAAACAAGCAGGAGACCTTGAAGCAGTTGAACCTCAAccaatttgaagatgagttAAGTCATTTCAACGTGAAGTTTATTGCCGAGTACAAGAAAACGGTGAATTATTCTCTTTTCGCACGTTATACGGAAGATgagcttttcaatttctttgatcCGGTTCACGTTGGAACAGAATTATACAAACATCAAGAGACAGAAGGAGCAGGAAAACTGCTCAAGagcatttttgaaaagtggGGTGGCGGAGtagaggagaaaaagaaggtttCTCAAAGCCCCAAAATGGATGAGTCTGGGAGTCAAGATAAACAGACTACTGAGGAGAAAAGCGAAACTCCATTTTCGGCAAACGTGAATGGGTTCTGGAAAAGAGTTCAACACCAGATAAAAGGttcagaaaagaaaactgaCGGAAATGAGCAGGAAAAATGA